From the genome of Gracilinanus agilis isolate LMUSP501 chromosome 2, AgileGrace, whole genome shotgun sequence, one region includes:
- the LOC123233238 gene encoding phosphorylated adapter RNA export protein-like, giving the protein MNDYVQTRYAQSKLVTVSEEFGQNNQKQHILGGKKINNIWGAVLQEQSQDAVANELCILGMEGNIDKSRQSETYNYLLAKKLMRESQQQTGKLDKELDEYMHDDKKPSPKEEENGPSHLKRKRPIKDRIGNRLEMNYKGRYEITEEDPEEKVADEISFRLQEPKKDLIARIVRIIGNKKAIELLMETAEVEQNGGLLIMNGSRRRTPGGVYLNLLKNTPSINEGQIKEIFYIENQKEYENKKAAKKRRVQVLGKKMKQAIKGLNLQEYDDASRETFASDTNEALASLDDSQEAHGETKLDSEEAFEIDHSVDLEVF; this is encoded by the exons atgAACGACTATGTCCAAACAAGATATGCACAGAGTAAGTTGGTGACAGTCTCAGAG GAATTTGGACAGAACAATCAGAAACAGCACAttctgggagggaagaagatCAATAACATATGGGGTGCAGTGCTACAGGAACAGAGTCAAGATGCAGTAGCTAATGAACTTTGTATACTGGGAATGGAGGGCAACATTGACAAAAGCAGACAGTCAGAGACTTATAATTATTTGCTGGCTAAGAAGTTAATGAGAGAATCACAACAACAGACTGGAAAACTAGACAAAGAATTAGATGAATATATGCATGACGACAAAAAACCCAgtccaaaagaagaagaaaatggaccAAGCCATCTCAAACGTAAACGGCCTATTAAAGACAGAATAGGAAACAGATTAGAAATGAATTATAAAGGTCGGTATGAGATTACAGAAGAGGATCCTGAAGAAAAAGTAGCAGATGAAATTTCTTTCAGGCTTCAGGAACCAAAGAAAGATCTGATAGCACGCATAGTAAgaataattggaaacaaaaaagcAATTGAACTGCTGATGGAAACTGCAGAAGTTGAACAAAATGGTGGACTTTTAATAATGAATGGGAGCAGAAGAAGAACACCAGGTGGAGTTTATCTAAATCTATTGAAAAATACACCAAGCATCAATGAAGGACAAATTAAGGAAATTTTCTATATTGAAAatcaaaaagaatatgaaaataaaaaagctgCTAAGAAAAGGAGAGTACAAGTCTTGGGGAAAAAGATGAAGCAGGCTATTAAAGGTCTTAATCTTCAAGAATACGATGATGCATCTCGAGAAACTTTCGCAAGTGACACAAATGAGGCTTTGGCTTCTTTGGATGATTCACAGGAAGCACATGGAGAAACAAAGTTAGATTCAGAAGAAGCCTTTGAGATTGATCATTCTGTTGATTTGGAGGTCTTTTAA